The nucleotide sequence TGATTGTCGGCTCCTCGCCTGGCGCCGGTTGCGAATAGCGGGAACCGGCGCCAAGCGGTGCGATTGCGATCGCACCTGTCGGCCGGCCCGACCGCCTGCTGACACGACGTCAAGTTGGACGCCAATGGGCGTCCCCGGAATTGTATGCGGGTTGGGCGTCACGGGGACCGCAAATGAGCATTACACCAAAGAGGGATCGGCTCTGCCCCCCATTGATGCTGGCCTTTCGTTCGGCTCATGAAGCGCGCGATGCGCGCAAGAAGCTCAATCTGCGCGATGAGTTCGGCGAGCGGGTCATTGCCGGGCGGCGCAGCGCAGGCCGTTTTCCGATCTCCGAAACGTTGCTTCGGCGCGAAGTCTCCCATGACATTGAATCGCTCCTCAATACCATTGCTCTGGAATCGACCCTGGACCTGAGCGGCCGGAATTGCGTCCGAACATCGATCCTGAACTATGGCTTCCCCGATATCGCGCACCGTTCGATCGACGAGGTCACGGACGACGAGCTCAACGACGCGCTACGCGCGACGCTGACGACGTACGAACCAAGGCTCGATCGCAAGACGATCCGGGTCCGCCGCGACGGCTCTGTCGGCCCCGAGCAGCTCAAGCTGCGCTTCATCGTTCACGCCGACCTGAAGGCCGAGCCGCTCAACGTTCCCGTGGAATTCGTCGCCGATGTCGACCTCGACAGCGGCGATATCCAGATCAACCGACTTTAACATGAACCGCGAATTCCTGGACTTCTACAATCGTGAACTGTCACTGCTGTACGAGCAGGCAGGAGATTTCGCCGAAGAATATCCTGGCATCGCAGAGCGCCTTGGCGGCCTGATCCGGGATCGCTCGGATCCGATGATCACGGGGCTGCTGGAGGGTGCCGCGTTTCTCGCTGCCCGCGTTCAGCTCAAGCTCAAGCACGAATTCCCGGAATTCACCGCAAACCTGCTCGAGCAACTGGTTCCGAACTACCTTGCCCCCACCCCTTCCGCCATGCTCGTCACGGCACGCCCGCCCTATGCCGACCCGGCGCTGCGCGACGGAAGGAAGATCGCGCGCGGCGCCTATTTCGATGCCACCTACCGCGAGAGAGAACGAAGCCTTTCCTGCCGATTTCGACTTTGCCGCGAAATCGTACTTTGGCCGTTTGACGTCACCGGCGCGGAATACTTCTCCACGGCGGGCGCGCTGCAGGCGCTCGGGATTCCGGTCGGCGGCGACGTCATCGCCGGGCTCAGGCTATCACTGACCCATCGTACCGCAGCCCGGATCGACGAAGAACTGCCTGACGCAGAGGCCCGGACCAAGCCGGAAACCTGGTTTGCGGGTTGCCGCGTGAGCGAACTCCCGATCTACCTGTCCGGCGCGGAATCCGACGCCATCGCGCTTTACGAGCAATTGATCTCGAATTGCAGGGGCGTCTACTTCCGCCATCTCGACGACTTCGGCGATCCGGTGGTCACTCGCGCGCCCCAGGACTGCGTGCAGCAAGTCGGCTTCGACGAGAACGAGTCACTATTTCCCAACGACAATCGGATCTTTCGGGGCTCGGAGCTGCTACGGGAATATTTCGTGTTTCCACGCAAGTTCCTTGGCATCAACCTGACCGGACTTCGCGGCCTGATGCCACGGCTGCGCAGCAAGTCGATCGATATCGTCTTCGCCTTCGATGAACACAATTCGCGGCTTGCCGCCTCGGTGCGTCCCGATACCTTCAAGCTCTATACTGCGCCTGCGATCAACCTGTTCGAGAAGACGAGTGACCGTATCCCTGTCAAGTCGAATACCCACGAGTATCATGTGGTGCCCGATCGCAGCCGCTATCTCGAATACGAGCCGCACCAGGTGCTCGAAGTCTATGCGCATTTTCCGGCGGAAAAAGACAAGCGGCCGGTGCGCTCGCTGTATTCGGCCGCCGTCGAACGGACCAGCGGATCGGTCGAAGGGCTCTATTTCACCGTCCGCCGGTTGCCCCGCCGCCGCACTGTAGAGGAGACGACGTACGGCACATCCTCCGACTACACCGGGACGGACATGTTCCTGTCACTGCTCGAGCCCGGTGAACTGAGTGGCGAAGGCTCCGTCGCCGAACTCAGCGTCCGGGCGCTGTGCTCCAACCGGCATCTCACCGAGCACTTGCCGGTCGGCCAGGGCGGCGCCGACTTCCGCCTGCTGGACGACACCTCTCTTGATTTGATCTGCGTCGCTGGTCCCACCCGTCCACGCGAGCCGGTGGTGGCCCAGCTACGCAGCCGCAACGAGATCGCCAACAGCGGAATCGTCAGTTGGCGGCTGATCAACATGTTGAGCCTGAACTATCTTGGTCTGGTCGAGCGCGGTGGCGGCAAGAACGCCGGCGCGCTGCGCGAGATGCTGTCCTTGTTCGCCGATCAGTTCGACGACGCCACGGAACGCAAGATCCGCGGCGTACGCAGCATAGAAAGCCGTCCCGTCGTACGGCGGGTGCGCGAGCGCACCGGTAGCGGCGCTGCGCGCGGCCTGGAGATCACCGTTACGCTCGACGAGAAAGCATTCGAGGGCAGCGGTGTGTTCTTGCTCAGCGCCGTGCTGGAGCGCTTCTTCGCCGAATACTCGGGCTTCAACACCTTCACCCAGACGGTCATCTCAACACCGGAGCGTGGCGAGATCATGCGGTGGCCGCCTCGCATGGGCACGCGGAGACCGCTGTGACGCTGATCGAGCAGATGAAGGCCGAGCCCTGGCGGTTCGATTTCTTTCACACGCTGCGCCAGCTCGAGCGGGCCAATCCGGATCGACCGCGGATCGGTGACAGCGCCGCACGCCGCGAGGAGTATGTCGACCTCGGCCAGGTTCCTTATCTGGAATTTCCCGCGTCCAACCTCGCGGCGGTCGACGGCCAGGATGGCCGGCTGAGGATACTGGTCAAATTTCTGGGCCTGCTGGGCCCTCAGGGCGCGCTGCCGCTCGCCACCACCGATGAAAGCCTCGGCTGGTGGCTGATGCGGGACGACGCCTTCCCGCGCTTTCTCGACCTCCTCAATGGGCGCTTCCTGCAGCTTTTCTTTCGCGCCTGGGCCGACGCGCGGCCGATCGCGCAGCATGACCGGCCGGCGGAGGATCGCTTCATCGCCTATGTCGGCTCCTTCGCCGGGTTGGGATCCGACGTTTTCGCCAATCGAGATACCGTACCGGACATGGCGAAGCTCAGCTTCGCCGGACTGGTCGCGCCCAGGGCAAAGTGTGCGTCACGGCTGACGCGGTTGCTGCAGGGGCTGTTCGACGTCACGGTTGAGATCGACGAATTTGTCGGCACGTGGCTCTCGTTCGACCCGAGTCACTGCAGCCGGCTCGGCGGGAGCCATGCCAGGCTCGGCCGGGACGCTCTTCTGGGCTCACGCGTGTTCAGCGTCGAGGACAAGATCAGGGTTCGACTCTTCGTCAAGAATTTTGCCCAGTACGAGCAATTCCTACCGACGGAAACGCGCAACTTGTCGGAGCCACTGGCGGACGCCGTGTTCTTCTATATCGGCGACGAATTGGAATGGGAGGTG is from Bradyrhizobium sp. ISRA430 and encodes:
- the tssE gene encoding type VI secretion system baseplate subunit TssE; protein product: MSITPKRDRLCPPLMLAFRSAHEARDARKKLNLRDEFGERVIAGRRSAGRFPISETLLRREVSHDIESLLNTIALESTLDLSGRNCVRTSILNYGFPDIAHRSIDEVTDDELNDALRATLTTYEPRLDRKTIRVRRDGSVGPEQLKLRFIVHADLKAEPLNVPVEFVADVDLDSGDIQINRL
- the tssG gene encoding type VI secretion system baseplate subunit TssG, giving the protein MAASHGHAETAVTLIEQMKAEPWRFDFFHTLRQLERANPDRPRIGDSAARREEYVDLGQVPYLEFPASNLAAVDGQDGRLRILVKFLGLLGPQGALPLATTDESLGWWLMRDDAFPRFLDLLNGRFLQLFFRAWADARPIAQHDRPAEDRFIAYVGSFAGLGSDVFANRDTVPDMAKLSFAGLVAPRAKCASRLTRLLQGLFDVTVEIDEFVGTWLSFDPSHCSRLGGSHARLGRDALLGSRVFSVEDKIRVRLFVKNFAQYEQFLPTETRNLSEPLADAVFFYIGDELEWEVELAIPAGEVVPVRLGQSGRLGWTTWVSPNWTSTEEYRRDARFQLGERLRARRSSAADAAAI
- the tssF gene encoding type VI secretion system baseplate subunit TssF, whose protein sequence is MNREFLDFYNRELSLLYEQAGDFAEEYPGIAERLGGLIRDRSDPMITGLLEGAAFLAARVQLKLKHEFPEFTANLLEQLVPNYLAPTPSAMLVTARPPYADPALRDGRKIARGAYFDATYRERERSLSCRFRLCREIVLWPFDVTGAEYFSTAGALQALGIPVGGDVIAGLRLSLTHRTAARIDEELPDAEARTKPETWFAGCRVSELPIYLSGAESDAIALYEQLISNCRGVYFRHLDDFGDPVVTRAPQDCVQQVGFDENESLFPNDNRIFRGSELLREYFVFPRKFLGINLTGLRGLMPRLRSKSIDIVFAFDEHNSRLAASVRPDTFKLYTAPAINLFEKTSDRIPVKSNTHEYHVVPDRSRYLEYEPHQVLEVYAHFPAEKDKRPVRSLYSAAVERTSGSVEGLYFTVRRLPRRRTVEETTYGTSSDYTGTDMFLSLLEPGELSGEGSVAELSVRALCSNRHLTEHLPVGQGGADFRLLDDTSLDLICVAGPTRPREPVVAQLRSRNEIANSGIVSWRLINMLSLNYLGLVERGGGKNAGALREMLSLFADQFDDATERKIRGVRSIESRPVVRRVRERTGSGAARGLEITVTLDEKAFEGSGVFLLSAVLERFFAEYSGFNTFTQTVISTPERGEIMRWPPRMGTRRPL